Genomic window (Paenibacillus sp. 37):
GGTCGTTTACGATATCGAGTTAACGATTGACGGTAAGAAGCTTACAGAGTTTGATGGCAGAGATGATCTCGTGATTGAATTGCCATACACCCTAAAAGCTGCCGAAAATCCAAACAACGTCGTCGTATACGATGTGAAGGACAACGGAGAGCTAAGAGTGGTGACGAATGGTAAATACAATGCAGCGACAGGAAAAGTAGAGTTCAAGCCAACGTATGCGAGCAAGTATACGGTAGCGTATGTTGCAACGAGCTTTAAGGATGTGACCCAAGACTGGGCGAAGGACGCGATCTCAGCATTGGGAGCAAGAGGCATTGTGAAGGGTATGGGCGACGGCGAATTTAATCCGAATGGTCAAGTGACAAGAGCAGAATTCATCACCATGCTGATGAATATGTTGGAGCTATCAGATGAGAACGCAACGACAAGTTTTAGTGATGTGAAGCCAGGAGAATGGTACCATGGAAATATCGCAACCGCGCAGAAGCTGGGGATTGTGAACGGGAAACCAAATGGACGATTCGGAGTTCATGAGAACATTACGCGAGAAGATATGGCGGTTATGGTATACAAGGTTGTCCAAATTAAGCAACTGGCGTTAGCAAGTGGTGAAGCTACAGCCTTCAAGGATGAAGCAAACATCGCAAACTACGCGAAGCAAGCGGTAGAGGCAATACAGGGAGCAGGCATAATCAACGGTGTAGGTAACGATGAGTTTGCACCGAAGAAGAATGCTAGCCGTGCAGAAGCAGCAGTGATGATCTATAATTTGTTGGGTTTGATGTAGACACGTTAAGTATAAGGCAGTTGCTATTGATTTACTCAGATAATAAAGTTGGGCGGAAGAACTTGTTCCGTCCAACTTTTTATCTGTTTAATCAGTGAGCAGGAACAGCCGTTAGATCCTGGCTTAAAGAAGTAGCTGTTAACTTTACCTTAATAGGGGCTCAATTCTTCCTCTAAGATTATCTGTATAGGCCAGGTTTCCATCCGTTGTTATCACGGCAGCCTCGATATCCTTCATTTTATTAACTTTATGAATAATGGAGACCACATCTAACCCAAACAATTCTGTCGTATATATATCGCAGTCGAGCGATCTATCCGCAATAATCGTTAAAGAAGCGATATTACTTTCTACTGGATAGCCTGTTCTGCTGTTAAATATATGATGGTACTGACTCCCTTCCTTCTCTAAAACTCTCTCGTATATTCCTGATGTAACAACGGATTGCTCCCATATACTAACGAGTGCTGCTGCATTTCCTCTTGGTAAAAAGGGATTTTGGATTCCAACTTTCCAGTGACTGGACCCGGTGGGAGAATCGCCATGAACCAAAACATTGCCGCCCATATCGACCATAGCTGATGCAGCTCCGTTTTTCTTAAAAAATGACATAACTTGATCAGCAAAATAACCTTTAGCGATTGCTCCAAGGTCGATTTCCATGCCCTTTTTGAATAAATGAACCGTTTGCAGCTCATCGTCAAGCTGTATATGCTCCGGATTTAAGAGCTTCAGCACTGATTTAATCTCGGTATCGTCCGGCACATGTGCCTCGTGAAAACCAATTCTCCACAATTTGATCAA
Coding sequences:
- a CDS encoding FAD:protein FMN transferase, producing MKSFTRTIPLMGTNISLYIEGTDAEELAEEAVNMLVRYEQVFSANSEQSQLAMLKKEAASHPLRVDKELYDLIKIGKEHSLNKDSFLNIAIGPLIKLWRIGFHEAHVPDDTEIKSVLKLLNPEHIQLDDELQTVHLFKKGMEIDLGAIAKGYFADQVMSFFKKNGAASAMVDMGGNVLVHGDSPTGSSHWKVGIQNPFLPRGNAAALVSIWEQSVVTSGIYERVLEKEGSQYHHIFNSRTGYPVESNIASLTIIADRSLDCDIYTTELFGLDVVSIIHKVNKMKDIEAAVITTDGNLAYTDNLRGRIEPLLR